A DNA window from Iodobacter ciconiae contains the following coding sequences:
- the recC gene encoding exodeoxyribonuclease V subunit gamma has product MLHLFQSNRIDVLLAALAHQLETSPLASPFEQEKIVVQSKGMGRWLNFRLAEKQGMTAQMGYPLLASFFWDLMQRTLGGNLPKKSPFSREIMGWRVLAWLDSQPNAPVLLNYLREGGDFRRFELATRIADVFDQYLVYRPDWLLAWEKNQSLGLGDDEAWQAALWRYLSKDELDIRIDGGHRGALLAATHKRLLDPRPLDLPSRVSLFGISSLPPVYMEILRALSKRCEVFIHALNPCGEPWGEIRDAAEIARLADGFDPEDLYLEVGNLLLAVWGKQGREFFNQLIAEPEILEYFTPFPGNHDTMLQTLKSDVLELVARSPETAQRVAADDKSLQVHICHSAMREIEVLHDQLLALFEANATLTPADIVVLMPDIEHYIPYIEAVFGRHLSAGASEMSAPNVPFAIADRSLKDAAPLAQALLELLTLPQCRFASDWMMALLDIPAIARRFEIPASELPTIHRWISELGIHWGRDGEHKAELGLPNTFEHTWRFGLDRLLLSIALPAGVAGAAAPLFAGTLPGSGVAGNQAQLAAGLAAFAETLFEQAASLSGEHTPEVWHGKLIAMLDALFAPDDDEALILAELREQIIEFAEQSRAANYEAPVDLSVPRSWLNGALSGKIPSGGFLTGAVTFCAMVPMRCLPFRVIALLGFNDSAFPRESRPPGFDLMAHNPQYGDRSRRADDRYLFLETLLSASDVLYLSYVGRGIQDNGVIPPSVVVSDLLDAVGRSFVLDDAPPQPALGNEALKWRRIERERLLKHLITEHPLQPFSPRYFKEERLPAYSPLWFAAATAIGQPQSLPLSVLAESLPQPDAEFKNVAFNDLLAFWRNPTRYLLRNRIGIRLADEAVEFESNEPFSLSFSAKSELNQVIWQSLEQGWSKDAIATGRAAGLLPHGGFGDMSAAKQSATLRKLYKAAEPLLSNAPLAPHTFLFNFGDMQLNGALHQLRPNGQVAVWTDHSSPIELIACWLKHLALCHAAPEGVLLETRIVSQQGHWRFGAIENAGPELEKWLKYYWQGLSCRLPFATRSSAKYAEALSGDNGSVDTAEKAARESWHGNSQRGFSGEESEPWYEMAWRGQNLLSDEGFTTMAGELLLAMYLRREEI; this is encoded by the coding sequence GTGCTGCATCTATTCCAATCCAACCGTATCGATGTTCTGCTGGCGGCGCTGGCGCATCAGTTAGAGACCTCCCCTTTGGCTTCCCCTTTCGAGCAGGAAAAAATTGTGGTGCAATCCAAGGGGATGGGGCGGTGGTTGAATTTTCGTTTGGCGGAAAAACAAGGCATGACGGCGCAGATGGGGTATCCGCTGCTGGCGTCTTTTTTCTGGGATTTGATGCAGCGCACGCTGGGCGGCAATTTACCGAAGAAATCGCCGTTTTCGCGGGAGATTATGGGCTGGCGGGTGCTGGCCTGGCTGGATTCGCAGCCCAATGCGCCGGTGCTGCTTAATTATCTGCGCGAAGGCGGGGATTTTAGGCGCTTTGAACTCGCCACGCGCATTGCCGATGTGTTCGATCAGTATCTGGTTTACCGCCCCGACTGGCTGCTGGCATGGGAAAAGAACCAGAGCTTAGGGCTGGGGGATGATGAAGCCTGGCAGGCGGCGCTGTGGCGCTACTTATCTAAAGATGAGCTGGATATTCGTATCGATGGCGGGCATCGCGGCGCACTGCTTGCGGCAACTCACAAGCGGCTGCTCGACCCGCGCCCGCTGGATTTGCCCAGCCGTGTTTCGCTCTTTGGCATATCCAGCCTGCCGCCGGTGTATATGGAGATTTTGCGCGCGTTATCGAAACGCTGCGAGGTGTTTATCCATGCGCTGAACCCTTGCGGCGAGCCTTGGGGCGAGATTCGGGATGCGGCGGAAATCGCCCGGCTTGCTGATGGTTTTGATCCTGAAGACTTGTATCTGGAAGTCGGCAATCTGCTGTTGGCGGTGTGGGGCAAGCAGGGGCGGGAGTTTTTTAATCAGCTGATTGCCGAGCCAGAAATACTTGAATATTTCACGCCTTTTCCTGGCAATCACGACACGATGTTGCAAACGCTGAAAAGCGATGTGCTGGAGCTGGTAGCCCGCAGCCCGGAAACCGCACAGCGCGTGGCGGCAGACGATAAATCCTTGCAAGTGCATATCTGCCATTCGGCCATGCGCGAAATTGAAGTGCTGCACGATCAGCTCTTGGCGCTGTTCGAGGCCAATGCCACGCTCACCCCCGCCGATATTGTGGTGTTGATGCCCGATATCGAACATTACATTCCCTATATTGAAGCCGTGTTTGGCCGCCATTTAAGCGCTGGCGCAAGCGAGATGAGTGCGCCCAATGTGCCCTTTGCCATTGCTGACCGCAGCCTGAAAGACGCAGCGCCCTTGGCACAAGCCTTACTGGAGCTGCTTACCCTGCCGCAATGCCGCTTTGCCAGCGACTGGATGATGGCGCTGCTGGATATTCCCGCCATTGCCCGTCGCTTTGAAATCCCCGCGTCCGAGCTGCCCACCATCCACCGCTGGATCAGCGAATTAGGTATTCACTGGGGCAGAGATGGCGAGCATAAGGCCGAGCTGGGTTTACCCAATACCTTTGAGCACACCTGGCGCTTTGGGCTGGATAGATTGCTGCTGAGCATTGCCCTGCCCGCTGGCGTGGCGGGCGCTGCAGCACCACTCTTTGCTGGCACATTGCCCGGCAGCGGCGTGGCCGGTAATCAGGCGCAGCTGGCTGCTGGCCTTGCGGCTTTTGCCGAAACATTGTTTGAGCAAGCTGCATCGCTATCGGGAGAGCACACGCCCGAAGTATGGCATGGCAAATTAATCGCCATGCTGGATGCGCTGTTTGCACCGGATGACGATGAAGCGCTAATTCTGGCTGAGCTGCGCGAGCAGATTATTGAATTTGCCGAGCAAAGCCGCGCCGCAAACTACGAGGCGCCAGTAGATTTATCTGTGCCACGCAGCTGGCTCAATGGCGCGCTGTCCGGCAAGATTCCAAGTGGTGGATTTTTAACCGGCGCGGTGACTTTTTGCGCCATGGTGCCGATGCGCTGCCTGCCCTTCAGAGTGATTGCCCTCCTGGGCTTTAATGACAGCGCTTTCCCGCGTGAGTCCCGCCCGCCTGGTTTTGATTTAATGGCACACAATCCGCAATATGGCGATCGATCCCGCCGTGCTGATGATCGCTATTTATTCCTGGAAACCCTGCTTTCGGCCAGTGATGTGCTGTATCTGAGCTATGTAGGCCGTGGTATTCAGGATAATGGCGTGATTCCGCCATCGGTGGTGGTGTCTGATTTACTCGACGCCGTGGGCCGCAGCTTTGTGCTGGACGACGCCCCGCCGCAACCGGCCCTTGGCAACGAGGCGCTGAAATGGCGGCGTATCGAGCGCGAGCGGCTGCTTAAGCATCTGATTACCGAACACCCGCTGCAACCCTTTAGTCCACGCTATTTTAAGGAAGAGCGACTACCCGCCTATTCCCCGCTCTGGTTTGCCGCCGCCACCGCCATAGGCCAGCCTCAGAGCTTGCCGCTCTCGGTATTAGCAGAAAGCCTGCCGCAGCCTGATGCAGAATTTAAAAACGTCGCTTTCAATGATTTGCTGGCTTTCTGGCGCAACCCTACTCGCTATTTACTCAGAAATCGTATCGGCATCCGGCTGGCTGATGAGGCGGTGGAATTTGAAAGCAATGAGCCATTCAGCCTGTCTTTTTCTGCTAAAAGCGAGCTAAACCAAGTGATCTGGCAATCTCTGGAGCAAGGCTGGAGCAAGGACGCCATCGCCACCGGCCGCGCTGCCGGCCTGCTGCCGCACGGTGGTTTTGGCGATATGAGCGCCGCCAAGCAATCCGCCACGCTGCGTAAACTCTATAAGGCCGCCGAGCCACTGCTCAGCAATGCGCCGCTGGCACCGCATACCTTTCTGTTTAATTTCGGCGATATGCAGCTCAATGGCGCGCTGCACCAGCTACGCCCCAACGGGCAAGTCGCCGTCTGGACAGACCACAGCTCGCCCATCGAGCTGATCGCCTGCTGGCTAAAACACCTCGCCCTCTGCCACGCTGCGCCTGAGGGCGTACTGCTTGAAACCCGCATCGTCAGCCAGCAAGGCCATTGGCGCTTTGGCGCAATTGAAAACGCAGGCCCAGAGCTGGAAAAATGGCTGAAATATTACTGGCAAGGCTTATCCTGCCGCCTGCCGTTTGCCACCCGCAGCAGCGCCAAATACGCCGAAGCACTCAGTGGTGATAATGGCTCGGTAGATACGGCAGAAAAAGCCGCAAGAGAAAGCTGGCACGGCAACAGCCAGCGCGGCTTTAGCGGAGAAGAATCAGAGCCATGGTACGAAATGGCCTGGCGCGGGCAAAACCTGCTAAGCGATGAAGGCTTTACAACAATGGCGGGTGAATTGTTGCTGGCGATGTATTTGCGGCGGGAAGAAATATAA
- a CDS encoding ATP-binding protein has protein sequence MGAFIENAHNLILVGGTGTAKTHLAAAPGVAAIHKEKRVRGFNAVDLVNLLEKDKASGKSGNLARQFRQIDQKGNSEDSSLSIKLTWHRFGGHKLNRSNPFGSHKIHFVPYP, from the coding sequence ATCGGCGCATTTATAGAAAATGCACACAACCTGATTCTGGTTGGCGGCACCGGCACAGCAAAAACGCACCTCGCCGCAGCACCGGGTGTTGCTGCAATTCACAAGGAAAAACGGGTGAGAGGCTTCAATGCTGTGGATCTGGTGAATTTACTGGAGAAAGACAAGGCTTCGGGCAAAAGCGGTAATCTGGCGCGGCAGTTCCGCCAGATTGATCAAAAAGGTAATTCAGAAGACTCAAGCCTTTCAATCAAACTGACCTGGCATCGGTTTGGAGGGCACAAATTGAATCGCAGTAATCCCTTCGGTTCACACAAAATTCACTTCGTACCGTACCCATAA
- a CDS encoding type II secretion system F family protein yields the protein MDEARKWLGRGKDVAAAGRMAGLFSDLEADLLHAALSAGSPALTYFRLAERYTLKARLSRQMRSKLLLPIVVFVLVYLYGRWKRRSGKVLFNGLRGRG from the coding sequence GTGGATGAGGCGCGCAAGTGGCTGGGGCGGGGCAAGGATGTGGCGGCGGCGGGAAGGATGGCGGGCTTATTTAGTGATCTGGAAGCAGATTTGCTGCATGCGGCGCTCAGCGCGGGCAGCCCGGCGCTGACTTACTTTCGCCTTGCAGAGCGCTATACGCTGAAGGCCAGATTAAGCCGGCAGATGCGCTCCAAATTGCTGCTGCCCATCGTGGTGTTTGTGCTGGTTTATCTGTACGGCAGGTGGAAGAGACGCAGCGGGAAAGTCTTATTCAATGGGCTTAGGGGGAGAGGGTAG
- a CDS encoding DUF262 domain-containing protein encodes MKIEANDKDIQEVFSIGYFRIPKFQRPYSWTLDEVSEFWNDIVSERKGDYFIGSMVVYKQDKRFFGIVDGQQRLTTITLLLAALRNTFVEIKEEALAHGMQNFIAKANIDNEKKYIVNAESSYPYLQSYIQEFDGSKYNCQIGVEEQNLKKAFEFLCEKVRDYSCVSGSQSDLFSNSCDVLKKIRDNVLSLKLVFIQLDNEDDAYLIFETLNARGKDLTTPDLVKNMLLRKVPASGDSVFDSAKSCWKLISDRIDDLNGDDDYFTEFLLHFWISKYGYTTDKKLFSEIKKHLLNNNANDFLLELDRYSQFYVDSVNPKGREWSKEELPIRNSLVALVSTFRVKQQNSMILSLLAAYDLNKIDRSVFSYIIGKIEKFHFFYNSITQQRSSGSIATMYSKHAIDLVSAKTQSEAKVVIDSLAIHLSNRMPNLNEAQVAFEKIVYTSKKKRYKNLVRYCLSKYMGKEYSGLLIDFDGLTIEHIAAQSLSKTGISDDVIGSIGNLMLISENINKCKLGDKCFLDKKNILLDEKYPLDDIVLAADFWDESLIKSRKNLIVNTLYNLPF; translated from the coding sequence ATGAAAATTGAAGCAAATGATAAAGATATTCAAGAGGTGTTTTCTATCGGCTACTTTAGAATTCCTAAGTTTCAAAGACCGTATTCTTGGACTCTTGATGAGGTTTCTGAATTTTGGAATGATATAGTATCAGAGAGAAAAGGAGATTATTTTATTGGATCGATGGTTGTTTACAAACAGGATAAACGGTTTTTTGGTATTGTTGATGGCCAACAACGCCTAACAACCATAACTTTGCTTTTGGCTGCTCTTAGGAACACCTTTGTTGAGATAAAGGAGGAGGCTCTTGCTCATGGAATGCAAAATTTTATAGCTAAAGCTAATATTGATAATGAAAAAAAATATATTGTTAATGCGGAAAGTTCTTATCCTTATTTACAAAGTTATATCCAAGAATTTGATGGTAGTAAATATAATTGTCAAATTGGAGTTGAAGAACAAAACTTAAAAAAAGCGTTTGAGTTTTTGTGTGAAAAAGTAAGGGATTATTCGTGTGTTAGTGGTAGTCAATCAGATCTTTTTTCAAATTCTTGTGATGTTTTAAAAAAAATTAGAGACAATGTATTGTCTCTTAAATTAGTTTTTATTCAATTGGATAACGAGGATGATGCATATTTAATATTCGAAACATTAAATGCTCGCGGTAAAGATCTTACAACACCTGATTTAGTAAAAAACATGTTGTTAAGAAAGGTACCTGCCTCTGGGGATAGTGTGTTTGATTCTGCTAAGTCATGCTGGAAATTAATAAGCGATAGGATTGATGATTTAAACGGCGATGATGATTACTTTACTGAGTTTCTTTTGCACTTCTGGATTTCTAAGTACGGCTATACCACAGATAAAAAACTTTTTTCGGAAATAAAAAAACATTTACTAAATAATAATGCAAATGATTTTTTGTTGGAATTGGATAGATATTCACAATTCTATGTGGATTCAGTTAATCCTAAAGGTAGAGAGTGGAGTAAGGAAGAGTTACCAATAAGAAATTCTTTAGTTGCTCTTGTGTCTACTTTTAGAGTTAAGCAACAAAATAGCATGATTTTATCTTTGTTGGCGGCATATGATCTTAATAAAATTGATAGGTCCGTTTTTTCTTACATTATTGGTAAAATAGAAAAATTTCATTTCTTTTATAACTCAATTACCCAACAACGTTCATCTGGGTCTATTGCAACGATGTACTCAAAACATGCAATTGATCTAGTTTCAGCTAAAACACAATCTGAAGCAAAAGTGGTTATTGATTCGTTAGCAATACATCTTTCAAATCGCATGCCCAATTTAAATGAGGCTCAAGTTGCATTTGAAAAAATTGTTTATACCTCAAAGAAAAAAAGATATAAAAATTTAGTAAGATATTGCCTTTCTAAATATATGGGAAAAGAATATTCTGGATTGTTGATTGATTTTGATGGTTTGACAATCGAACATATAGCGGCTCAGTCTTTAAGTAAAACAGGCATATCTGATGATGTTATAGGATCTATTGGTAATTTAATGCTAATTAGTGAAAATATTAATAAGTGTAAACTTGGGGATAAATGTTTTTTAGATAAGAAAAATATTCTTTTAGATGAAAAATACCCTTTGGATGATATTGTTTTGGCCGCTGATTTTTGGGATGAGTCCTTAATAAAGTCTAGAAAGAATTTAATAGTTAATACACTTTATAATTTACCATTTTAA